A part of Candidatus Deferrimicrobium borealis genomic DNA contains:
- a CDS encoding methylglyoxal synthase yields the protein MIHKKIVMEHDKKIALVAHDNKKKDLLEWVKFNLDLLAHHTIFATGTTGEILEQEFGIKVIKLQSGPLGGDQQIGAKIADGDIDFLIFFWDPLEPQPHDPDVKALLRMAVVWNIPIACNRASADFMISSPLMDGDYDRLVPDYDVYRSRKIAGDE from the coding sequence GTGATTCATAAAAAAATCGTAATGGAACATGACAAGAAGATCGCCCTTGTCGCGCACGACAATAAGAAGAAGGATCTGCTGGAATGGGTAAAATTCAATCTGGACCTGTTGGCTCACCATACGATCTTTGCAACTGGCACAACGGGTGAAATATTGGAACAGGAGTTCGGCATCAAAGTCATCAAGCTCCAGAGTGGACCCCTGGGCGGGGATCAGCAGATCGGCGCAAAGATCGCGGATGGCGACATCGATTTCCTCATTTTTTTCTGGGATCCGCTCGAACCGCAACCCCACGACCCGGACGTCAAGGCGCTCTTGCGGATGGCCGTCGTTTGGAACATTCCCATTGCCTGCAATCGCGCCTCCGCCGATTTCATGATCTCCTCCCCCTTGATGGATGGCGATTACGATCGTCTTGTGCCGGATTATGATGTATATCGAAGCAGGAAGATCGCAGGGGACGAATGA
- a CDS encoding fumarylacetoacetate hydrolase family protein: protein MRTARLTNGREFPIGKILCIGRNYSEHIKELGNATPEAPVIFIKPASSVIGEGEAIVIPPYSRDCHYEVELALLIGRKGKDIPVDRAMECIAGYGVGIDLTLRDVQSDLKKKGLPWEIAKGFDTACPLSAFEEATGVADPQNLRIRMTVNGEVRQDGNTSMMIHRIPAIVSHMSGCFTLEPGDVILTGTPAGVGRIVPGDRLTAEIPGVATLRVSVA from the coding sequence ATGAGAACAGCGCGTCTCACGAACGGTCGGGAGTTTCCCATCGGCAAGATTCTTTGCATCGGCCGCAACTATTCGGAACATATCAAGGAGTTGGGGAACGCGACCCCCGAGGCGCCGGTGATCTTCATCAAGCCGGCCTCTTCGGTCATCGGCGAAGGGGAGGCGATCGTCATTCCGCCCTATTCGCGCGATTGTCACTACGAAGTGGAGCTGGCGCTCCTGATCGGCAGGAAGGGGAAGGATATTCCCGTGGACCGGGCGATGGAATGCATCGCCGGATACGGGGTGGGCATCGATCTCACCCTTCGCGATGTCCAGAGTGATCTGAAGAAAAAGGGATTGCCGTGGGAGATCGCCAAGGGATTCGACACCGCCTGTCCGCTTTCCGCCTTCGAGGAGGCAACCGGCGTGGCGGACCCGCAGAACCTTCGGATCCGCATGACGGTGAACGGCGAGGTGCGGCAGGATGGAAACACCTCGATGATGATCCACCGGATCCCCGCCATCGTCAGCCACATGTCGGGCTGCTTCACCCTCGAACCGGGCGACGTCATCCTCACCGGGACCCCTGCCGGCGTCGGCCGCATCGTCCCGGGGGATCGCCTGACGGCGGAAATTCCGGGCGTGGCCACCCTGCGTGTGTCCGTGGCGTAA